In the genome of Cronobacter malonaticus LMG 23826, one region contains:
- the dsbA gene encoding thiol:disulfide interchange protein DsbA, with protein MKKIWLALAGMVMAFSVSAADYSDGKQYNTLEKPVAGAPQVMEFFSFYCPHCYQFEEVLHVSDSVKKKLPAGTKMTKYHVEFLGPLGKDLTQAWAVAMAMGIEDKITAPMFEAVQKTQTVQTPADIRKVFIDAGVKPEEYDAAWNSFVVKSLVAQQEKAAADVGLQGVPAMYVNGKYQLNPQGMDTSNMDVFVQQYADTVNYLLGKK; from the coding sequence ATGAAAAAGATTTGGCTGGCGCTGGCCGGTATGGTGATGGCATTCAGCGTTTCCGCCGCCGATTATTCTGACGGGAAACAGTACAACACGCTGGAGAAGCCGGTTGCCGGCGCGCCGCAGGTAATGGAGTTCTTCTCCTTCTACTGCCCGCACTGCTACCAGTTTGAAGAAGTGCTGCACGTTTCTGACAGCGTGAAGAAAAAGCTGCCGGCTGGCACCAAAATGACCAAATACCACGTTGAATTCCTGGGCCCGTTGGGTAAAGACCTGACGCAGGCGTGGGCGGTTGCGATGGCGATGGGCATCGAAGATAAAATTACGGCCCCGATGTTTGAAGCGGTGCAGAAAACCCAGACCGTGCAGACCCCTGCTGACATCCGCAAAGTCTTTATCGACGCGGGCGTGAAGCCGGAAGAGTATGACGCCGCCTGGAACAGCTTCGTGGTGAAATCGCTCGTCGCGCAGCAGGAAAAAGCGGCGGCCGATGTTGGCCTGCAGGGCGTACCTGCCATGTACGTTAACGGCAAATACCAGCTGAACCCGCAGGGCATGGATACCAGCAATATGGACGTCTTCGTCCAGCAATATGCGGATACCGTTAACTACTTGCTCGGTAAAAAATAA
- the mobB gene encoding molybdopterin-guanine dinucleotide biosynthesis protein MobB, with protein MVPLLGIAAWSGTGKTTLLKALIPLLRERGIRPGLIKHTHHDMDVDTPGKDSYELRKAGAAQTLVASAKRWALMTETPEELEPDLHYLASRMDSSQLDLILVEGFKHEPIPKIMLFREAAGRDVAELTPDNHVIAVASDIRLPGVALPVLDINEPALVAAFIAEWLAAQRF; from the coding sequence ATGGTTCCTTTACTGGGTATTGCCGCGTGGAGTGGTACGGGAAAAACGACACTGCTTAAAGCGCTGATTCCGCTGTTGCGTGAGCGGGGCATCCGCCCAGGCCTCATTAAGCATACTCACCACGATATGGACGTGGATACGCCGGGCAAAGACAGCTATGAGCTTCGTAAGGCGGGCGCGGCGCAGACGCTGGTTGCCAGCGCGAAACGCTGGGCGCTAATGACAGAAACGCCGGAAGAGCTTGAGCCGGACCTGCATTATCTGGCGAGCAGGATGGACAGCTCGCAGCTGGATCTTATTCTGGTTGAAGGGTTTAAACACGAGCCGATCCCGAAAATCATGCTGTTCCGGGAAGCAGCCGGGCGGGACGTCGCAGAGTTAACGCCGGACAACCACGTGATTGCCGTGGCCAGCGATATCCGGTTACCGGGCGTGGCATTACCGGTACTGGATATCAACGAGCCCGCGCTGGTGGCAGCGTTTATCGCTGAGTGGCTGGCGGCGCAGCGCTTTTAA
- a CDS encoding YihD family protein codes for MKCKRLNEVIELLQPAWEKEPDLNLLEFLQKLAAESGFTGELADLTDDILIYQLKMRDADKDAVIPGIQKDYEEDFKTALLRARGVIKE; via the coding sequence ATGAAATGCAAACGTCTTAATGAAGTTATCGAACTGCTGCAACCAGCCTGGGAAAAAGAGCCCGATCTCAACCTGCTGGAGTTCCTGCAAAAGCTGGCTGCTGAATCCGGTTTTACCGGTGAACTGGCCGATCTTACCGATGATATCCTCATTTATCAGTTAAAAATGCGTGATGCCGATAAAGACGCGGTGATCCCGGGCATTCAGAAAGATTATGAAGAAGACTTCAAAACGGCGCTGCTGCGTGCCCGTGGCGTGATAAAAGAGTAA
- a CDS encoding serine/threonine protein kinase — translation MTDNAFNFQTLQPDTIMDALFEHGIRVDSGLTALNSFENRVYLFQDEDRKRFVVKFYRPHRWSAEQIREEHHFALELETDEVPVAAPLRLHGDTLLTHDGFMFAVFPGLGGRQYETDNLDQMEWVGRYLGRIHQTGKQRLFSHRPTIGINEYLLEPRAIYETSTLIPASLKATFLQATDALTSAVIARWQPGYDALRLHGDCHPGNILWRDGPLFVDLDDARNGPAIQDLWMLLNGDVAEQRMQMETILEAYEEFTTFNIKELELIEPLRAMRQVYYLAWLIRRWEDPAFPRNFPWLVEEDFWRRQTATFNEQIRALNEPPLQLTPMY, via the coding sequence ATGACAGATAACGCTTTTAATTTCCAGACGCTACAGCCAGACACCATTATGGATGCCCTGTTTGAACATGGCATTCGTGTGGATTCTGGCTTAACCGCGCTTAATAGCTTTGAAAACCGCGTTTATCTTTTTCAGGATGAAGATCGTAAGCGTTTTGTTGTGAAGTTTTACCGCCCTCACCGCTGGAGCGCCGAACAGATCCGCGAAGAACATCACTTCGCACTGGAGCTTGAAACTGACGAAGTGCCGGTTGCCGCACCGTTACGTTTGCATGGCGACACGCTGTTAACGCACGATGGCTTTATGTTCGCCGTCTTCCCGGGTCTCGGTGGCCGTCAGTATGAAACGGATAACCTTGACCAGATGGAATGGGTTGGCCGTTATCTTGGCCGTATTCATCAGACCGGTAAACAACGTCTTTTCTCCCATCGCCCCACTATCGGCATCAATGAATATCTGCTCGAGCCGCGCGCGATCTACGAGACCAGCACGCTGATCCCTGCCTCGCTCAAAGCCACGTTTTTGCAGGCCACCGATGCGCTGACGAGTGCCGTCATCGCCCGCTGGCAGCCGGGTTACGATGCCCTGCGTCTGCACGGCGACTGTCATCCAGGCAATATTCTCTGGCGCGACGGCCCGCTGTTTGTCGATCTCGATGACGCTCGCAACGGCCCGGCCATCCAGGATCTCTGGATGCTGCTGAATGGCGATGTCGCAGAACAGCGTATGCAGATGGAAACCATTCTGGAAGCCTATGAAGAGTTCACTACATTCAATATCAAAGAGCTTGAGCTGATAGAGCCGCTGCGCGCGATGCGGCAGGTCTATTATCTGGCCTGGCTTATTCGCCGCTGGGAAGATCCGGCATTTCCACGCAACTTCCCCTGGCTTGTTGAGGAAGATTTCTGGCGCCGTCAGACGGCGACTTTTAACGAGCAAATTCGGGCGCTCAATGAGCCTCCTTTACAACTAACGCCAATGTATTGA
- the mobA gene encoding molybdenum cofactor guanylyltransferase MobA gives MDKLSAITGVVLAGGRATRMGGLNKGLMVLNGKALWKHVAERLTAQVAHVAVSANRDLEAYRASGYPVITDTLPDFPGPLAGMLSVMQQLHSEWYLFCPCDTPHIPADLAQRLWDEKDARSAVWVNDGERDHPAIALMHHSLKAPLADYLARGERRVMVFLREVNGCSVAFANKDDFANVNTLAELERWQEE, from the coding sequence TTGGATAAGCTTAGCGCGATTACCGGCGTGGTGCTGGCGGGAGGCAGGGCGACGCGAATGGGCGGGCTGAATAAAGGGTTGATGGTGCTCAATGGCAAAGCGCTGTGGAAACATGTGGCGGAGCGCCTGACGGCGCAGGTCGCGCACGTTGCCGTGAGCGCCAACCGGGATCTGGAGGCTTATCGCGCCAGCGGTTATCCGGTCATCACGGATACTCTCCCGGATTTTCCGGGGCCGCTCGCGGGGATGCTTTCTGTCATGCAGCAGCTTCACAGCGAGTGGTATCTCTTTTGCCCGTGCGACACGCCGCATATCCCTGCCGATCTCGCGCAACGTCTGTGGGACGAGAAAGACGCGCGCTCAGCCGTATGGGTTAACGATGGTGAGCGCGATCACCCTGCGATTGCACTGATGCATCATTCTCTTAAAGCACCTCTGGCTGATTACCTCGCACGCGGAGAGCGCCGCGTGATGGTTTTCCTGCGTGAGGTTAATGGCTGTAGCGTAGCGTTTGCGAATAAAGATGACTTTGCCAATGTGAATACGCTGGCCGAGCTTGAACGTTGGCAGGAGGAATAA